The genomic segment GCCACCAGGAGCATCTGCATCAGCAGGATGGCGGCCAGGCTGGAGAGCGGGCCGACCTTGACCGGCAGGCCCACGTCCAGGAGCGCGTCGCCGGCGGGGACGCCGTTGTCCAGGGCCACGTCGACGCACTCCATCAGGCGGAGCCCGCTGGAGTGGCGCGGCTCGACGGCGCGCGAGTGCTCGAAGGAGGTGATGGCCACGGTGGCCAGCCCGCGCGCCCGCGCCTCCAGCGCCGCTTCCACCGGCAGCGGGTTGACGCCCGACTGGGAGACGACGATCAGGCTGTCCTCCGGCCGCAGGTCGACGCGGCGGAAGAGCTCGCGCCCCACGCCCTCCACGCGCTCCACCGCGTCCAGCGCCAGCGTCGGGTAGAGCGCGCGGACGCAGGCGA from the Bacillota bacterium genome contains:
- a CDS encoding SIS domain-containing protein yields the protein ELARAWSGEALARLGALRRSQAAAVRQAAALLADGIERGGIVYTFGSGHSHMAAEEVFVRAGTLACVRALYPTLALDAVERVEGVGRELFRRVDLRPEDSLIVVSQSGVNPLPVEAALEARARGLATVAITSFEHSRAVEPRHSSGLRLMECVDVALDNGVPAGDALLDVGLPVKVGPLSSLAAILLMQMLLVATTGELLARGLTPPVRMSRNLPGGDEYDRLFVERYGDRIPELRL